The Zygosaccharomyces rouxii strain CBS732 chromosome G complete sequence genome contains a region encoding:
- the RSM7 gene encoding mitochondrial 37S ribosomal protein uS7m (similar to uniprot|P47150 Saccharomyces cerevisiae YJR113C RSM7 Mitochondrial ribosomal protein of the small subunit) gives MLRFSSKGLQTIARSSRVCCAPSRLAVPLTTMRWQSNPSHAASGTGSVNESLSDEKVDEWLEAIKSLKAEFSEQEFLPETSLAPPGQSRIDMSQQISSLETKFEPSPEQIEEVERLKTTPLPERRDPVVEHVVNMIMRHGKKQRAETILSRALYLVFCQTRQDPVEVLKKSLDDLAPLMVVKTFNTGVAKAAVIPVPLNQRQRNRIAWKWIVEGADKRTSCDFSVRLGEELVAVYRGKSTGFDKRDQMHKTAITHRAYIKLK, from the coding sequence ATGTTGAGGTTTAGCAGCAAGGGTTTACAGACGATAGCTAGAAGCAGTCGGGTATGTTGTGCTCCATCGAGATTAGCGGTACCATTAACGACAATGAGGTGGCAGAGTAACCCCTCTCATGCTGCCAGTGGCACTGGTAGCGTCAACGAATCCTTGAGTGATGAAAAAGTGGATGAGTGGTTAGAAGCTATTAAATCGTTAAAGGCAGAGTTTTCAGAGCAGGAATTTTTACCAGAGACTTCTTTAGCACCACCTGGACAGTCAAGAATTGACATGTCCCAACAGATTTCATCATTGGAAACCAAATTTGAACCTTCACCTGAACAAATCGAAGAAGTAGAAAGACTGAAGACAACACCATTACCAGAACGTAGAGATCCAGTTGTGGAACATGTGGTTAATATGATTATGAGACATGGTAAAAAGCAAAGAGCAGAAACGATTCTATCAAGAGCTCTTTATTTGGTGTTCTGTCAAACTCGTCAAGATCCAGTGGAAGTATTAAAAAAGTCGTTGGATGATTTAGCACCATTAATGGTGGTCAAAACATTTAATACAGGTGTTGCTAAAGCCGCGGTGATACCTGTGCCACTAAATCAAAGGCAAAGAAATCGTATAGCATGGAAATGGATTGTGGAAGGTGCCGACAAACGTACTTCTTGTGACTTTTCCGTTCGCCTTGGTGAAGAACTAGTAGCTGTCTACAGAGGTAAATCTACTGGATTTGACAAAAGAGACCAAATGCATAAGACTGCAATCACACACAGAGCTTATATCAAACTAAAATGA
- the PSY4 gene encoding Psy4p (some similarities with uniprot|P38193 Saccharomyces cerevisiae YBL046W Hypothetical ORF): MTTSIRQEGPSVGDVDHNMMGIESKELYEFLHKVVEDQDLEIFEKSDARLVMKDLIPHMTIAIPERIFSMPQETSVELQKRLSKLAAHLDSNFSANGQYPFTMRRICELCYDPLKYYKVNELSKFVNAMNSCCMVSTAWGTYTKKEEKDASRGENNSLNGLDQEDVSLTRIPWVDEKADTSLAPLIAQIDSLMSVNFAFDEDEEVVDDDVDFGPGSHRDDHFDMEAYGGSILDCDEEDDEEDEDYVEGLKFDGEDREEEDDEEEEDDEEEDEAEEEDEEEEEEKEEETGKHEDGQEMVQEEAEVRHQEAYPTNRRSPAKRKTTELDNYEYGEEGSLHGYTTPKKFRQNINNSNNISDDHQGIHESPQISRIPQNDGTPNFSQEVVSPADNADGIETNGSHEDKNRSLIDSNYDNDISSPLSNRTRLS; the protein is encoded by the coding sequence ATGACCACTTCCATACGACAAGAGGGGCCCAGTGTCGGTGATGTCGATCATAATATGATGGGAATCGAGTCGAAGGAACTTTACGAATTCTTACACAAAGTAGTTGAGGATCAAGATTTAGAAATCTTCGAGAAAAGCGATGCGCGCCTAGTTATGAAAGACCTAATACCACATATGACTATTGCGATACCGGAACGAATTTTCTCGATGCCACAGGAGACTTCAGTTGAATTGCAAAAACGACTGTCAAAATTAGCGGCACATTTGGATTCAAATTTCTCTGCAAATGGACAGTATCCATTCACCATGAGGCGTATATGCGAATTATGTTATGATCCCTTAAAATACTACAAAGTTAAtgaattatcaaaatttgtgaATGCAATGAATTCGTGCTGCATGGTTTCAACAGCCTGGGGAACATACACTaaaaaagaggaaaaagatgCTAGTCGTGGTGAAAATAACAGTTTAAATGGATTGGATCAAGAAGATGTTTCCTTAACTAGAATACCATGGGTGGATGAAAAGGCTGATACTTCGTTAGCTCCACTAATTGCACAAATTGATAGTCTTATGAGTGTaaattttgcatttgatgaagatgaagaagttgttgatgatgacgTAGATTTTGGACCTGGAAGTCATCGAGATGATCATTTTGATATGGAAGCATATGGTGGTAGCATATTAGATTgtgacgaagaagatgacgaagaagatgaagattatGTGGAGGgtttaaaatttgatgGAGAAGatagagaagaagaagatgatgaagaagaagaggatgacgaggaagaagatgaagcagaggaagaagatgaagaagaagaagaagagaaagaagaggagaCAGGAAAACATGAGGATGGACAAGAGATGGTACAGGAGGAAGCAGAAGTACGACATCAAGAGGCATACCCGACAAACAGACGATCGCCAGCAAAGCGTAAGACCACAGAGCTGGATAACTACGAATACGGAGAAGAGGGGTCATTACACGGCTACACAACACCTAAAAAATTTCGacaaaatattaataatagtaacaaTATTAGTGATGATCATCAAGGTATCCACGAATCCCCACAAATCTCAAGAATACCACAAAATGATGGCacaccaaatttttctcaAGAAGTAGTATCGCCGGCGGATAATGCTGATGGTATTGAAACTAATGGATCTCACGAGGATAAGAACCGAAGTTTAATAGACTCTAATTATGATAATGATATAAGCAGTCCACTGAGCAACAGGACAAGACTATCTTAG
- the COR1 gene encoding ubiquinol--cytochrome-c reductase subunit COR1 (similar to uniprot|P07256 Saccharomyces cerevisiae YBL045C COR1 Core subunit of the ubiquinol-cytochrome c reductase complex (bc1 complex) which is a component of the mitochondrial inner membrane electron transport chain), whose translation MLRSSTLRTSQLLKRSIATQAAPKAEFTELANGLKVATEHNPNATSGAVGVVFGSGSTAENPYNNGVSNIWSHVFTDVVNGSQAAKSGLALNSQISRDFQSYLVSSKPGSVGKALDFLQSKISGPLDGSIFESAKSKVLSQVSSFEENDHAGRVLEHLHSTAFQNTPLALPTRGTLESVETLVASDLDHFAKNNFVNSNAVIVGSGNVSHNELVKAVESNVSLGSGEKVVSNKKSSFLGSEVRMRDDTLPKAWISIAAEGEPVSSPHYFTSKVAAEIFGSYNAFEPASRLQGVKLLDWLQEYGLCDSFNHFSHSYKDSGLWGFSTVTRNIGNLDDLVHFTLKQWNRLTVSITEAEVARGKALLKLKLATEAKNHAEAASLLGASALSVGHKPSLNEVFAKIDQVSSKDVKEWAGHRLWDQDIAIAGTGQIEGLLDYTRIRNDMSMMRW comes from the coding sequence ATGTTGAGATCCTCGACCCTCAGAACGTCTcagcttttgaaaagatccaTTGCGACCCAAGCTGCCCCCAAAGCGGAATTTACGGAATTAGCCAATGGTTTAAAGGTTGCAACTGAACACAATCCAAATGCTACCTCAGGTGCCGTTGGTGTTGTTTTCGGCTCTGGTTCAACCGCTGAAAATCCTTACAACAACGGTGTTTCTAACATCTGGTCTCATGTTTTCACCGACGTTGTCAATGGCTCTCAAGCAGCTAAATCTGGTTTGGCATTAAACTCTCAAATCTCAAGAGATTTCCAATCTTACTTGGTTAGCAGTAAACCAGGTTCCGTTGGTAAGGCACTTGATTTCTTGCaatcaaagatttctgGTCCACTAGATGGATCAATCTTTGAATCAGCTAAGTCTAAGGTTTTGTCTCAGGTTTCCAGTTTTGAAGAGAATGATCATGCAGGTCGTGTTTTGGAACATTTACACAGCACTGCATTCCAAAACACACCATTGGCTCTACCAACCAGAGGTACTTTAGAATCCGTAGAAACTTTAGTGGCCTCTGATTTGGACCATTTTGCCAAGAACAACTTTGTTAACAGTAATGCTGTTATTGTTGGTTCCGGTAACGTTAGCCataatgaattggttaagGCTGTTGAATCTAATGTTTCCTTGGGTTCTGGTGAAAAGGTTGTTTCTAATAAGAAATCCTCTTTCTTAGGTTCTGAAGTTAGAATGAGAGACGACACTTTGCCAAAGGCTTGGATTTCTATTGCCGCTGAAGGTGAACCTGTTTCTTCCCCTCATTATTTCACTTCTAAAGTTGCCgctgaaatttttggtaGTTACAACGCTTTTGAACCTGCTTCCAGATTACAAGGTGTCAAATTGCTAGATTGGTTACAAGAATATGGATTGTGTGATAGCTTCAACCATTTCTCCCACAGTTACAAAGATTCTGGTCTTTGGGGTTTCTCTACCGTCACTAGAAATATTGGTAACCTCGATGATTTGGTTCATTTCACTTTGAAACAATGGAACAGATTGACTGTCTCTATTACGGAAGCTGAAGTGGCTAGAGGTAAGGCTCTATTGAAGTTGAAACTGGCTACTGAAGCTAAAAACCACGCTGAAGCAGCATCTCTATTGGGTGCTTCCGCTTTGTCCGTTGGTCACAAACCAAGTTTAAATGAAGTCTTTGCTAAGATCGACCAAGTTTCTTCTAAGGATGTTAAAGAATGGGCTGGCCATAGATTGTGGGACCAAGATATCGCTATTGCTGGTACTGGCCAAATCGAAGGTTTATTGGATTACACAAGAATCAGAAACGACATGTCCATGATGAGATGGTAA
- the EDE1 gene encoding Ede1p (weakly similar to uniprot|P34216 Saccharomyces cerevisiae YBL047C EDE1 Key endocytic protein involved in a network of interactions with other endocytic proteins binds membranes in a ubiquitin-dependent manner may also bind ubiquitinated membrane-associated proteins): MGSYFAIKDQNRSNTHFTTEVIPSIDRFSIRDYISISIMSGSGSIVFRTPLQPDENTFYSQQFRRLDREDLGIVTGESVKPLFAASGLSASSLSQIWAAVDTDNKGFLNHTEFSAALRMISHLQQRPNLPVTPALYETPSGRLPVLGGGNVSGSNTSTPLAAGATMAGNNENAASPVATSPIRATSSNLSAIPLIPHQDVAKFSQLYDRTAMGTPALPGDKAKEIFMKARLPTNTLGEIWALCDRNASGSLSKQEFVMAMYLIQLSMSRHPSVTPLPGSLPNQLWNSINTATTSSNVPNTTVASPSSGTAPISANSTGKPLSRQNTLQRLSSGVFTSASTDWSLGFDKKRQFDAIFDSLDKNHTGSLGAAVLVNFFLSSRLSQETLASVWDLADIHNNAEFTKVEFAIAMFLIQKKNAGVELPDVIPDQLLHSPALGLFPNQQGGIALPPRESKPSFAESQQAPVQVRQNSNNGSLNDLLALNHSFTSPPPPQQPAPRQTSSFSRDSTGGSIPINSYGHAAAAGGGMTRNYTPQADLGQNVIREEAEESSHPYRQQTVQPRNMAPQSPQRGSVSGLPQVGGYGSQSMPTSNVAHGVNAGGLSKNNDLYADAEASAQLSNATTEVANLSNQVNSLTKQAAITSDKKTRAAQELERVNATKTSIESKLQSLRSSHEQNVKEAEELEAKLTEANKETAALEQQLTVTEGNYHAVESKVTELTQTYEEAQQKNHQLKTQISNLNAMSSTLQAQLAEKQRQVKQERSMVDVNSKQMELNQFTVANFENEIQGLGEKLQVYLSKRKELNDYQRTVEQQHGQLQTKYQQLETKNQDLATRGQDLEKRRKALKEQEKAYQQQSAQLQAMFDDLNKKRAAHSKALASGFDSGAGAGAGTRSGTSTGTGVGAGVGAGIAAGLAAGVGGAAAHGVSSANRSPQFNEAVAPGSRNIRADPGVNPGVTPGASGATHEDDVSKFVEATVANSKLGGGEDEDRPESDVFDKDIPTVGSQTEADDEFETRRAQDRTENFTDRFEGDLNEYGIPRTQSLTSSVANNAPQSVVDDVEIPDNFQDNTTTRAIGGERDSAMPGQWGGSAPASGGVPEAPASSHQEYGSSRGSGSIENLTQRGSQDRSATAGEKDLREKYGNIDDEFPPIQELNVNESDTSSDDEVFQDTKEDTGPASNAALQGRSHPNSQVRQAAAPPGESSSRGGETSLQGSQPSLLGDEVYASNGPTPGMYQTGGVGQKGPSTTNSSAFDHRFSSYSPLPSGAAHNSVPAPTGYRDEFDDEFAGLEQANEEAPESPDSIYESKPNEGSMEDFEKIEHKDLDDELNQNVPTGTNTSSSRQPRSPDGISNDEWDEIFAGFGNSKPSSGEGRLDTSAVSGVGHDVGHGAHVESPMPSGNASKKVEPPVNRGIATTPRSLAVEELSGMGFTEQEAVDALERCKWDLEAATNYLLDSA, from the coding sequence ATGGGCTCCTATTTTGCCATAAAGGATCAGAACAGGAGTAATACACACTTTACTACAGAGGTAATACCATCAATCGATAGATTTTCAATACGAGATTACATATCGATATCGATTATGAGTGGTAGTGGAAGCATTGTATTTCGAACGCCATTGCAGCCGGATGAGAATACTTTCTATAGTCAACAATTCCGCCGGCTCGATAGAGAAGATTTGGGTATTGTTACAGGTGAATCTGTAAAGCCATTGTTTGCAGCATCTGGATTGTCAGCATCATCGTTATCGCAAATATGGGCTGCTGTGGATACGGATAACAAGGGGTTTCTAAACCATACAGAGTTTTCTGCAGCATTGAGAATGATTTCACATTTGCAGCAGAGACCAAATTTACCTGTTACACCAGCGCTTTACGAAACACCTTCTGGCAGATTACCAGTACTTGGTGGGGGTAATGTTAGTGGTTCCAACACATCAACACCCTTGGCAGCAGGTGCAACAATGGCTGGTAACAATGAAAATGCGGCTTCACCAGTGGCAACTTCACCAATTCGTGCGACTTCTTCCAATCTTTCAGCGATTCCACTAATTCCTCACCAAGATGTGGCAAAATTTTCTCAACTTTATGATAGAACTGCCATGGGAACTCCTGCTTTACCGGGTGATAAGGCAAAGGAAATCTTTATGAAGGCAAGGTTACCAACAAATACGTTAGGGGAAATTTGGGCTTTATGTGATAGGAATGCTTCTGGTTCATTGAGCAAGCAGGAATTTGTTATGGCCATGtatttgattcaattgagcaTGTCAAGACATCCATCTGTGACACCGTTGCCTGGTAGCTTACCCAACCAACTATGGAACTCAATCAACACAGCAACGACTTCTTCCAATGTACCAAACACTACCGTTGCCAGTCCTAGCAGTGGGACAGCACCAATAAGCGCTAATTCCACGGGTAAACCTTTGTCTAGGCAAAATACCTTACAAAGATTGTCCAGTGGTGTCTTTACCAGCGCTTCCACGGATTGGTCTTTAGGCtttgataaaaaaagaCAATTTGATGCTATCTTTGATAGTTTGGATAAAAACCATACTGGTTCATTGGGGGCAGCTGTGCTtgttaatttttttctttcttcaagacTCAGTCAGGAGACTCTGGCTAGTGTTTGGGATTTGGCTGACATTCACAATAATGcagaatttaccaaagtGGAATTCGCAATTGCCATgtttttgattcaaaagaaaaacgCAGGTGTAGAACTACCAGATGTAATTCCAGATCAACTCTTACATTCACCAGCATTGGGTCTCTTCCCCAATCAGCAAGGTGGTATTGCATTGCCTCCAAGAGAATCTAAACCTTCTTTTGCAGAGTCTCAACAGGCACCAGTTCAAGTACGTCAAAACTCTAATAATGGATCTTTAAACGATCTCTTGGCACTAAACCACTCCTTTacttcaccaccacctccaCAACAGCCAGCTCCGCGTCAAACTTCAAGCTTTTCCCGTGACTCTACTGGTGGTTCTATACCAATCAATAGTTACGGCcatgctgctgctgctggcGGTGGTATGACTAGAAATTATACACCACAAGCAGATTTGGGACAAAATGTGATTAgagaagaagcagaagagAGTTCTCATCCTTACCGTCAACAAACTGTGCAACCTAGAAATATGGCTCCCCAATCACCACAACGGGGATCTGTCTCAGGGCTACCACAAGTGGGCGGTTATGGATCGCAAAGCATGCCTACCTCCAATGTGGCTCATGGTGTTAATGCCGGCGGTCTATCTAAAAATAACGATTTGTATGCCGATGCAGAAGCCTCTGCTCAACTTTCCAACGCTACCACTGAAGTGGCTAACTTGTCCAACCAAGTTAATTCTTTGACTAAGCAGGCAGCTATCACTTCCGATAAAAAGACTAGAGCAGCTCAAGAATTAGAGAGAGTCAATGCGACAAAAACTTCCATTGAAAGTAAACTGCAAAGTTTGAGAAGCTCTCATGAACAGAATGTgaaagaagctgaagagTTGGAAGCAAAGTTAACAGAAGCAAACAAAGAGACAGCAGCTCTTGAACAGCAGCTAACTGTCACTGAGGGCAATTACCATGCGGTGGAATCTAAGGTCACTGAATTGACTCAAACATATGAGGAAGCTCAACAAAAAAACCATCAGCTAAAAACTCAGATCTCTAATTTGAACGCCATGTCTTCCACTTTGCAAGCACAACTGGCTGAAAAGCAACGTCAAGTTAAACAAGAGAGATCCATGGTGGACGTTAACAGTAAACAAatggaattgaatcaattcACTGTGGCTAATTTcgaaaatgaaattcaaGGTCTTGGTGAGAAATTACAAGTATACTTGAGCAAACGTAAGGAATTAAATGATTACCAAAGGACTGTTGAACAACAACATGGTCAACTCCAAACTAAATaccaacaattggaaacaaAAAACCAAGATTTGGCTACCCGTGGTCAGGATTTAGAAAAGCGTAGAAAGGCACtcaaagaacaagaaaaggCTTACCAACAACAATCTGCCCAGTTACAAGCTATGTTTGATGActtgaacaagaaaagagcTGCACATAGTAAAGCCTTAGCTTCTGGCTTTGATagtggtgctggtgctggtgctggtactCGTTCTGGTACTAGTACTGGTACTGGTGTCGGTGCTGGTGTTGGTGCTGGAATTGCTGCCGGTCTTGCTGCTGGTGTTGGAGGTGCGGCTGCTCATGGTGTCAGCTCTGCTAACAGATCTCCACAATTCAATGAAGCGGTGGCGCCTGGTTCTAGAAATATCAGAGCTGATCCTGGTGTTAACCCTGGTGTTACTCCTGGAGCAAGTGGTGCTACCCATGAGGATGATGTTTCTAAGTTTGTAGAAGCAACTGTTGCCAACTCAAAGTTAGGGGGTGGTGAGGATGAAGATCGTCCTGAAAGTGATGTATTCGACAAGGATATCCCTACTGTGGGCTCTCAGACTGAggcagatgatgaatttgaaactCGCAGAGCTCAGGATAGGACTGAAAATTTCACAGATCGTTTTGAAGGTGATTTGAACGAGTACGGTATCCCAAGAACACAGTCTTTGACTTCTTCTGTTGCCAACAATGCTCCTCAATCTGTGGTAGATGATGTGGAGATTCCAGACAACTTTCAAGATAACACCACTACCAGAGccattggtggtgaaagGGATTCAGCAATGCCTGGTCAATGGGGTGGCTCTGCACCCGCTAGTGGTGGAGTTCCAGAAGCTCCTGCTTCAAGCCATCAAGAATATGGCAGTAGTAGAGGTAGTGGTTCTATTGAAAACTTGACCCAAAGAGGTTCTCAAGATAGATCCGCTACTGCTGGTGAAAAAGACCTTCGTGAAAAATATGGTAACATTGACGACGAATTCCCACCTATCCAGGAGTTGAATGTGAATGAAAGTGATACTTCTTCTGACGATGAGGTATTCCAAGACACTAAAGAAGATACTGGTCCGGCTTCTAATGCTGCGCTTCAAGGAAGAAGTCACCCTAACTCTCAGGTGAGACAAGCTGCTGCTCCCCCTGgtgaatcttcttcaagagGTGGGGAAACTTCATTACAAGGCAGTCAGCCATCTTTACTTGGTGATGAAGTTTATGCCTCCAATGGTCCAACTCCAGGTATGTACCAGACAGGTGGTGTTGGTCAAAAAGGTCCAAGTACAACTAACTCATCTGCATTTGACCATAgattttcatcatattctCCTTTACCTTCTGGTGCTGCCCATAACTCTGTTCCTGCGCCTACTGGGTACCGTGATGAGTTCGACGATGAGTTTGCTGGTTTAGAGCAAGCTAACGAGGAAGCACCTGAATCTCCTGATTCTATATATGAATCAAAGCCTAATGAAGGATCTATGgaagattttgagaaaattgaacACAAAGATctagatgatgaattaaacCAAAATGTCCCTACGGGTACCAATACATCAAGCTCTAGACAACCTAGAAGCCCCGATGGCATCAGCAACGACGAGTGGGATGAAATCTTTGCAGGCTTTGGAAACTCGAAACCATCGAGCGGTGAAGGTAGACTTGATACTAGTGCTGTTTCTGGTGTTGGTCATGATGTTGGTCATGGTGCCCATGTGGAGAGTCCAATGCCTTCAGGAAATGCTTCTAAAAAAGTGGAGCCACCTGTTAACCGCGGAATTGCTACTACTCCAAGATCCCTAGCTGTGGAGGAACTAAGTGGGATGGGTTTCACTGAACAAGAAGCAGTAGATGCCTTAGAAAGATGCAAGTGGGATTTGGAAGCTGCAACAAATTACCTACTTGACAGTGCTTGA
- the NNF1 gene encoding MIND complex subunit NNF1 (similar to uniprot|P47149 Saccharomyces cerevisiae YJR112W NNF1 Essential component of the MIND kinetochore complex (Mtw1p Including Nnf1p-Nsl1p-Dsn1p) which joins kinetochore subunits contacting DNA to those contacting microtubules required for accurate chromosome segregation) — protein MTKDDKIRYLRLNQVFHKALTQSISKLQNWDIVSSCFPDYASTREGSTNLSNCQAQVIEFWTEICRREFEEILRERNVKVKLDELDELILEARERLRTLPRDEKGNHAKSTPIDELSSSKLIECNLYSQRLQTMEQLDQRLHKLNRVNRDLDKELQELESSIDSDRKDLSQLYDRYVGQTVNNPLDETLVQGLNDMLLELREEL, from the coding sequence ATGACGAAGGACGATAAGATTAGGTACCTGAGGTTGAATCAAGTTTTCCACAAGGCACTGACACAATCGATATCGAAACTACAGAATTGGGATATAGTAAGTTCATGCTTCCCGGATTATGCCAGTACAAGGGAAGGTTCTACCAATCTCAGTAATTGTCAGGCACAAGTGATTGAATTTTGGACTGAAATATGTAGGAGAGAATTCGAAGAGATCCTGAGGGAGAGGAACGTTAAAGTGAAattagatgaattggatgaattgATATTGGAAGCTAGAGAAAGACTACGAACACTACCACGAGATGAGAAGGGAAATCATGCTAAGAGCACCCCGATCGATGAATTATCAAGTAGTAAATTGATCGAGTGTAATTTATATTCACAAAGGCTACAAACGATGGAACAGCTGGATCAAAGATTACATAAATTGAATCGAGTCAATCGAGATCTAGATAAGGAgttacaagaattggaatcatcGATTGATTCTGATAGAAAAGATTTAAGTCAATTGTATGATAGATATGTGGGTCAAACGGTTAATAATCCATTGGATGAAACCCTGGTACAAGGTTTGAATGATATGTTATTGGAACTTAGGGAAGAATTGTAA
- the ECM13 gene encoding Ecm13p (no similarity), producing MIGTTVSISQQYLLAGKAKRKLLKCASTEKNKDYDLRILVGHANLLDRLMDNIDSFTYSQRQESGAVEYVSSDDEEDEEEEEDDSDQEDELHAQESLSDESSGTESEEEEEEEEDEKRVESPVGYYGSTPRHSQSVHFATIWEEESEQRGYVPLKLGCPDSYSNTGLSDEHGDYEDDEESEDEVSTDGSDVEQDLSMMPMVIKTDMPISV from the coding sequence ATGATAGGTACGACTGTATCTATTTCTCAGCAGTACTTGTTAGCCGGTAAGGCGAAGAGGAAATTACTAAAATGTGCATCTACTGAGAAGAACAAGGACTACGATTTGAGAATACTCGTTGGACATGCGAATTTACTAGATAGACTTATGGATAATATTGATTCATTTACTTATTCGCAGAGGCAAGAGAGCGGCGCCGTTGAGTATGTGAGTAGcgatgacgaagaagatgaggaagaagaagaagacgacTCggatcaagaagatgaattacaTGCACAGGAGTCCCTCTCCGATGAGTCGTCAGGTACggaatctgaagaagaagaagaagaggaagaagacGAGAAGCGTGTAGAATCTCCAGTAGGGTACTATGGAAGCACACCTCGCCATTCACAAAGCGTTCATTTCGCCACTATATGGGAGGAAGAATCGGAACAACGAGGATACGTGCCGCTGAAGCTGGGATGTCCGGATAGTTACTCTAACACCGGCTTGAGTGATGAACATGGAGATtacgaagatgatgaagagagCGAAGACGAAGTTAGTACGGATGGGAGTGATGTAGAGCAGGATCTTTCCATGATGCCCATGGTTATCAAGACAGATATGCCTATAAGCGTTTAA